One stretch of Bosea vaviloviae DNA includes these proteins:
- a CDS encoding SWIM zinc finger family protein: MTLAATLMAFDEAALAALANKGIVRRAARDVEEGKASVSGWEGETAIVSADGETVRIDARGPAKASCTCPAPGICRHRVAAVLLLQQQEEEAPAENAAASLIAEITALPEEAMIRFAGRAAWRAAQEIAAHGGEVSDTGTALVITLRGDDSEVRYLRGLGIEGMVSKASPARRKALHAAALILVRQAAGVMVSESSAEAEKAPAGADEAFLTEVRDALADACRNGLALAPLMLEERLFTLSVSSRAESLPRLSAMLRGIARMLRERRTRDFRFDPDACLGAIAAADALARALPVASDPGRRAGLIGSVRQAYDEIGPLHLYGASGETWRAEGGARGVTAYFYDPACDRWFTASLARGVGQDPFFDPRHAFTSEALWGGQTLAGLSRAEFRFDSIAGSPAGRLSASTASRPDISGASTLSPDWACAFDRWDLLAERLRSRLVGSLAAPAAALEPVVLWPRRTGRPWFDDLTQQLHWPLEDRGGQWLAVSLGNDPDRPAHFDHLASVAFRPGFSGAVIVAASITGTAFELRPMALFDENGVRSLDFEEARTPKRSFSDFLQTYSRHTRSAPVPYAKPAGISLLAKAATELTGISETGCRAISRSGSQRLAEICAQAERIGLGTVAGALAQLAAADGPLASQVLISRYIIDQMRAQLTTLPMLRL, encoded by the coding sequence ATGACCCTCGCGGCAACCCTGATGGCGTTCGACGAAGCCGCGCTCGCCGCGTTGGCTAACAAGGGTATCGTTCGCCGGGCTGCGCGCGATGTCGAAGAAGGAAAGGCATCGGTCAGCGGCTGGGAAGGAGAGACCGCCATCGTCTCCGCGGACGGAGAAACGGTTCGCATCGACGCGCGCGGTCCCGCCAAAGCGAGTTGCACTTGCCCGGCTCCTGGAATCTGTCGTCACCGAGTCGCTGCGGTCCTTCTGCTCCAACAGCAGGAAGAAGAAGCGCCGGCAGAGAATGCCGCGGCGAGCCTGATCGCCGAAATCACAGCGCTTCCGGAAGAGGCAATGATCCGCTTCGCCGGTCGCGCGGCATGGCGCGCAGCGCAGGAGATCGCAGCGCATGGCGGCGAAGTCTCCGATACGGGCACCGCGCTGGTGATCACGCTTCGCGGGGACGATTCCGAGGTTCGGTATCTTCGCGGACTTGGTATCGAGGGAATGGTGTCCAAAGCGTCCCCTGCTCGGCGCAAGGCATTGCATGCCGCCGCGCTGATACTGGTGCGCCAGGCCGCAGGCGTGATGGTAAGCGAATCTTCAGCCGAAGCCGAAAAAGCACCGGCAGGCGCGGACGAAGCCTTCCTCACCGAAGTCCGTGATGCACTGGCAGATGCTTGCCGCAATGGCCTCGCGCTGGCGCCGCTAATGCTGGAGGAGCGGCTGTTCACCCTTTCTGTCTCCTCGCGGGCTGAGTCGTTGCCGCGCCTGAGTGCGATGTTGCGCGGCATTGCGCGCATGCTGCGTGAGCGTCGGACGCGAGATTTCCGCTTCGATCCCGATGCGTGCCTTGGCGCCATTGCCGCCGCGGACGCGCTCGCTCGCGCGCTGCCGGTCGCCAGCGATCCCGGACGGCGTGCAGGGCTGATCGGATCGGTTCGTCAGGCCTATGACGAAATTGGGCCGCTTCACCTCTACGGCGCTAGCGGCGAAACCTGGCGGGCGGAAGGCGGTGCGAGGGGTGTGACGGCCTATTTCTACGATCCTGCATGCGACCGCTGGTTCACCGCATCGCTGGCGCGCGGTGTGGGCCAGGACCCATTCTTCGATCCGAGACATGCCTTTACTTCGGAAGCTCTCTGGGGCGGGCAGACGCTCGCCGGCCTGTCGCGAGCCGAATTTCGGTTCGATAGCATTGCAGGATCGCCCGCAGGCCGTCTTTCGGCGAGCACGGCGAGCCGGCCGGACATATCCGGCGCCAGCACGCTGTCCCCCGACTGGGCTTGCGCATTCGATCGCTGGGATTTGCTCGCCGAACGTTTGCGAAGCCGGCTTGTCGGGAGCCTGGCAGCGCCCGCTGCCGCGTTGGAGCCGGTCGTGCTTTGGCCCAGGCGAACCGGGAGGCCCTGGTTCGACGATCTTACCCAGCAACTGCACTGGCCTCTCGAGGACCGGGGCGGGCAGTGGCTTGCTGTGTCGCTAGGCAACGACCCGGATCGCCCCGCGCACTTCGATCACCTGGCGTCTGTGGCGTTTCGCCCTGGCTTCAGCGGTGCCGTCATTGTCGCAGCATCCATCACGGGAACCGCGTTCGAACTCCGCCCGATGGCGCTCTTCGACGAGAATGGCGTGCGCTCGCTCGACTTCGAGGAAGCCCGAACCCCTAAACGCAGCTTCTCGGATTTCCTCCAAACATACTCGAGGCACACCCGCAGCGCACCGGTTCCTTACGCCAAGCCGGCTGGCATCTCGCTTCTGGCAAAAGCAGCGACTGAGCTAACGGGAATCTCCGAAACAGGCTGTCGAGCTATCAGTCGTTCCGGCAGCCAGCGCCTTGCCGAAATCTGTGCCCAGGCGGAACGGATTGGTTTGGGGACAGTCGCAGGAGCCTTGGCGCAGCTCGCCGCCGCCGACGGCCCACTGGCGAGCCAGGTTCTGATCAGTCGCTACATCATCGATCAGATGCGAGCACAGCTAACAACGCTGCCGATGCTGCGGCTCTGA
- a CDS encoding VWA domain-containing protein has translation MNGDAPQLKRWRMVLGRYADPALDGPALDGAERRMDRALDYLYARELAQRGLRRDKPRFGSLDPSRLSVLDWIGEVRELFPHSVLEMLQSHAVDRLGLTELLSDPKTLDSLEPNRGLLKALVAFKGRASPAVQDKIREVARKVVEDTIRRLKPSIDRAFSGRRNRFRRSRTKRLQDFDWRATIRDNLKNYDPERKRIVADRLRFTGRSRRQLPWRIILCVDQSGSMLGSVIYAAVMAAILSALPSVEVRLVVFDTSVVDLTSEVADPVSVLMSVQLGGGTDIGRAVQYCEQQITQPSRTIFVLLSDFCEGGPVAPMVAAVRRMASARVTLIGLAALDDQAAPDYDRATAQLLANAGMKIAALTPDRFAEWIAGIIE, from the coding sequence GTGAACGGCGATGCGCCGCAGCTCAAGCGCTGGCGGATGGTGCTGGGGCGCTATGCCGATCCCGCGCTGGATGGTCCGGCGCTGGATGGGGCCGAACGGCGCATGGACCGTGCGCTCGACTATCTCTACGCCCGCGAACTTGCGCAGCGCGGCTTGAGGCGGGACAAACCCAGGTTCGGCAGCCTCGATCCCAGCCGCCTTTCCGTCCTCGACTGGATCGGCGAGGTGCGAGAGTTGTTCCCGCACTCGGTGCTCGAAATGCTCCAGAGCCATGCAGTCGACAGGCTCGGCCTGACCGAACTCCTCAGCGATCCCAAGACGTTGGATTCGCTCGAGCCCAATCGCGGTCTGCTGAAGGCGCTGGTCGCCTTCAAGGGACGCGCCAGTCCGGCCGTGCAGGACAAGATCCGCGAAGTCGCGCGCAAGGTGGTCGAGGACACGATCCGGCGGCTCAAGCCGTCGATCGACCGCGCCTTTTCCGGCCGCCGCAATCGCTTCCGCCGAAGCCGGACCAAGCGGCTTCAGGACTTCGACTGGCGCGCGACGATCCGCGACAATCTCAAAAACTATGATCCCGAACGCAAACGGATCGTCGCCGATCGACTCCGCTTCACCGGGCGCTCGCGCCGCCAGCTTCCCTGGAGGATCATCCTGTGCGTCGATCAATCGGGGTCGATGCTGGGATCGGTGATCTATGCCGCCGTGATGGCCGCGATCCTTTCCGCACTGCCCTCGGTGGAAGTGCGGCTCGTCGTGTTCGACACGTCGGTGGTGGATCTGACCAGCGAAGTTGCCGATCCGGTCTCAGTGCTGATGTCGGTCCAACTGGGCGGCGGCACCGATATCGGCCGCGCCGTCCAATATTGCGAACAGCAGATCACCCAGCCGAGTCGGACCATCTTCGTGCTGCTGAGTGATTTTTGCGAGGGAGGCCCCGTTGCGCCGATGGTCGCGGCAGTGCGCCGGATGGCGTCAGCGCGCGTGACCTTGATCGGCCTCGCCGCGCTCGATGATCAGGCCGCGCCCGATTATGATCGCGCGACGGCTCAGCTTCTCGCCAATGCCGGTATGAAGATCGCGGCGCTGACACCGGACCGTTTTGCCGAATGGATTGCGGGCATCATTGAATGA
- a CDS encoding DUF5682 family protein — translation MPEHAAILLHDSGRDIYIAPIRHHSPSCAWHLRAMIAEIGPAAILIEGPDDYDPLIPLLTHAETRPPVAIVSILEGSVRGASYFPFCAHSPEYVAIQEGAARGVPVRFIDLPATDKAMCDDDSDSLNPAQPLALDERAFDSSDYVRALSCRLGCRDGNEVWDQLFEARIGEADWRRFFGDVGRYCSHMRESTAAAAMEADGTLAREARMVEHLAQARRETKGPILAVVGGFHAPALADALPALEKITPPLRGKAERPPYLIRYGYRQLNALTGYGAGLPLPAYYDALWRTATAGEAAPFEKAAHRLIADFAAHLRTALPGVSTAVPILVATLENAHRLAELRGRPGPLRDDLIDACRSTFLKGEEGGDASPVMAELVAFLTGSAIGDVPASAGSPPLVEAVRQRARALGFRIDDGERRNRELDIYRKPLHRDASRFLHATVFLDTGFAQRTGGPDFRSGVDLDRLIEHWSVMWSPLFEARLIERAADGDTIEEALAAELNRRLAALEAQGMGGNASAAIDLFAAACQAGIAAHAEHVLPMIEADIVRDADLASVAGALRDLIGLWHGRTALGFDNGARIERLIGATWRRALYLLPDLANAGEDRIAATLEALVVLREATGLADESLRELDAALFDEAVAALLDTELDPALAGAVAALALLAGRIDDAEFATRLSGELRGAHPETARRIAWLRGVIAISRELLWRVPELIETADQVLSALDDGGFVELLPHLRMAFAALDPREIDRLAHSVAERHGGDAAALIVRHDLPEAEVASNLRADARAREMLEADGLL, via the coding sequence ATGCCCGAGCATGCGGCAATCCTGCTCCACGATTCTGGGCGCGACATCTATATCGCGCCGATCCGGCACCATAGCCCGTCCTGTGCCTGGCATCTGCGGGCCATGATCGCCGAGATCGGCCCCGCCGCCATCCTGATCGAGGGGCCGGACGATTATGATCCGCTGATTCCGTTGCTGACGCACGCGGAGACGCGGCCCCCGGTCGCGATCGTATCGATCCTCGAAGGGTCGGTTCGTGGCGCGAGCTATTTCCCATTCTGTGCGCACAGCCCTGAATATGTCGCGATCCAGGAAGGCGCGGCGCGCGGGGTTCCGGTACGCTTCATCGATTTGCCCGCGACCGACAAGGCGATGTGTGACGACGATTCGGACTCGCTCAATCCTGCGCAGCCACTCGCGCTCGACGAGCGGGCGTTCGACAGTAGCGATTATGTGCGGGCGCTCTCCTGCCGGTTGGGTTGCCGCGATGGCAACGAGGTCTGGGACCAGTTGTTCGAGGCGAGGATCGGAGAGGCGGACTGGCGCCGGTTCTTCGGCGATGTCGGGCGCTATTGCAGCCATATGCGCGAAAGCACGGCGGCGGCGGCGATGGAGGCAGACGGCACGCTCGCCCGCGAGGCGCGGATGGTCGAGCATCTTGCGCAGGCACGCCGGGAGACCAAAGGGCCGATACTCGCCGTGGTCGGAGGCTTTCACGCGCCGGCGCTGGCCGACGCGCTGCCCGCGCTGGAGAAGATCACGCCTCCGCTCCGCGGGAAGGCGGAGCGGCCGCCTTATCTGATCCGCTATGGCTATCGGCAGCTCAACGCGTTGACCGGCTACGGGGCGGGTCTGCCGCTCCCGGCCTATTACGACGCGCTGTGGCGGACCGCGACGGCGGGCGAAGCGGCGCCGTTCGAGAAGGCCGCACATCGCCTGATCGCAGATTTCGCTGCTCACCTGCGCACTGCGCTGCCCGGCGTTTCGACGGCTGTGCCGATATTGGTCGCGACGCTGGAAAATGCGCATCGGCTGGCGGAGCTTCGCGGACGACCGGGGCCCTTGCGCGACGACCTGATCGACGCCTGTCGCTCGACATTCCTGAAGGGCGAGGAAGGCGGCGATGCCAGTCCGGTAATGGCCGAACTGGTGGCATTCCTAACCGGCTCCGCAATCGGCGACGTCCCGGCTTCCGCGGGTTCACCACCGCTGGTCGAAGCGGTTCGGCAGCGCGCACGCGCGCTCGGTTTCCGCATCGACGATGGCGAACGGCGCAATCGCGAACTCGATATCTACCGCAAGCCGCTCCACCGCGATGCGAGCCGCTTCCTGCACGCCACGGTCTTCCTCGATACGGGGTTCGCGCAACGCACCGGCGGCCCCGATTTCCGCTCGGGCGTCGATCTCGACCGGTTGATCGAACATTGGTCGGTCATGTGGTCGCCGCTATTCGAAGCCCGGCTGATCGAGCGGGCTGCGGACGGCGACACGATCGAGGAAGCGCTGGCCGCCGAGCTGAACCGCCGCCTCGCCGCACTCGAAGCGCAGGGAATGGGCGGCAACGCCAGCGCCGCCATCGATCTGTTTGCCGCGGCCTGTCAGGCCGGCATTGCCGCTCATGCCGAGCATGTGCTGCCCATGATCGAAGCCGATATCGTGCGCGATGCCGACCTGGCTTCGGTTGCCGGGGCACTGCGCGACCTGATTGGATTGTGGCACGGCCGCACTGCGCTGGGTTTCGATAATGGCGCGAGGATTGAACGCCTGATCGGCGCGACATGGCGGCGTGCGCTCTACCTGCTGCCCGATCTGGCGAATGCCGGAGAGGATCGTATCGCCGCGACGCTGGAGGCATTGGTGGTGCTGCGCGAAGCGACCGGACTTGCCGATGAATCGCTTCGCGAGCTCGACGCCGCCCTGTTCGACGAAGCGGTTGCCGCCTTGCTCGACACCGAACTTGATCCGGCGCTGGCGGGTGCGGTCGCGGCGTTGGCGTTGCTTGCAGGCAGGATAGACGATGCGGAGTTCGCGACGCGACTCTCGGGCGAGTTGCGTGGCGCCCACCCCGAGACGGCGCGCCGGATCGCCTGGTTGCGCGGCGTGATCGCTATCTCGCGCGAATTGCTTTGGCGTGTGCCCGAATTGATCGAGACAGCGGATCAGGTCCTGTCGGCGCTCGACGATGGCGGCTTTGTCGAACTGTTGCCCCATCTGCGCATGGCGTTTGCCGCGCTCGATCCGCGCGAGATCGACCGGTTGGCCCATTCGGTTGCGGAGCGGCATGGCGGGGACGCCGCGGCGCTGATCGTCCGCCACGATCTGCCTGAAGCCGAAGTGGCATCGAATCTTCGTGCCGATGCGCGAGCCCGCGAAATGCTCGAAGCGGATGGCTTGCTGTGA
- a CDS encoding ATP-binding protein — translation MVTETALRTPAEERYAEELAKLAEADDSLRPRGWTLSARAVRRFILGDTKLGIVRKFYGDDPLVDRAIVSLMSNQGLMLVGEPGTAKSMLSELLAAAISNDSALVVQGSAGTTEDHLRYGWNYALLLAEGPSERALVPSPVLTAMRMGKIVRFEEITRCPPEVQDALISILSEKALAVPELGAEQAVRAIPGFNLIGTANLRDRGVHEMSSALKRRLNFETVHPIADPAHELELVLKQLGERLGPAGVKADVGADVADILVQTFQDLRTGRTKEGTSLTRPEAVMSTAEAVNVLHAAALEAAFLDNGKLTGAHLARQIQGVIIKDEPEDGKRFKAYLDHVVKERSARSGPWRDFYQAARALRLT, via the coding sequence ATGGTGACCGAAACCGCACTGCGCACGCCGGCGGAGGAACGCTACGCCGAGGAACTAGCGAAGCTGGCGGAAGCCGACGATTCGCTGCGTCCGCGGGGTTGGACCTTGTCGGCCCGAGCGGTGCGGCGATTCATTCTCGGCGATACCAAGCTGGGCATCGTCCGCAAATTCTATGGTGACGATCCGCTGGTCGATCGCGCGATCGTCAGCCTGATGAGCAATCAGGGACTGATGCTGGTCGGGGAACCCGGCACGGCAAAATCGATGCTGTCGGAACTGCTGGCGGCGGCGATCAGCAATGATTCCGCGCTGGTCGTGCAGGGGTCCGCCGGCACCACCGAGGACCATCTGCGCTACGGCTGGAACTATGCCCTGCTGCTAGCCGAAGGACCAAGCGAAAGGGCGTTGGTTCCATCGCCCGTGCTGACTGCGATGCGCATGGGCAAGATCGTGAGGTTCGAAGAGATTACGCGATGCCCGCCCGAGGTTCAGGACGCGCTGATCTCGATCCTGTCGGAAAAGGCGCTCGCGGTTCCCGAGCTTGGCGCCGAGCAGGCCGTGCGCGCTATTCCTGGATTCAACCTCATCGGCACCGCCAATTTGCGAGACCGCGGCGTGCACGAGATGTCGAGCGCGCTCAAACGGCGGCTCAATTTCGAGACGGTCCATCCGATTGCCGACCCAGCGCATGAGCTCGAACTGGTGCTCAAGCAATTAGGCGAGCGGCTCGGCCCCGCCGGGGTGAAGGCCGATGTGGGGGCTGATGTCGCGGACATCCTGGTCCAGACCTTCCAGGATCTGCGCACCGGCCGCACCAAGGAGGGCACAAGCCTGACTCGGCCCGAAGCGGTGATGTCGACTGCGGAGGCAGTGAATGTGCTTCATGCCGCGGCGCTGGAGGCAGCGTTCCTCGACAATGGGAAGCTCACCGGCGCGCATCTGGCACGACAGATCCAGGGCGTGATCATCAAGGACGAGCCCGAGGACGGCAAGCGCTTCAAGGCGTATCTCGATCACGTCGTGAAGGAGCGTTCGGCGCGGAGCGGCCCGTGGCGCGACTTCTATCAGGCGGCCCGCGCGCTGCGTCTGACCTGA
- a CDS encoding DUF4132 domain-containing protein — protein sequence MRRLLSLIFGAGPLAGFSDARLEKHFAVLDRVSPGLMRKTVTFVGIGDGGSVLSTLGTPAAISTWKSRPGRYVGDPSPVVHMLADGGADLDVLARFGQAMAALDPLPQRGHWGTFGTKNAPDWLRHSISRNASNNRTKVLCSVSRLASLAAAGGADPSAVLDILFHPGPGASYGTAHSIEMFGGVANWLGSQAALVIEHQSKLDAPGRAELAHAIGRFDLAARYLDLLVEYGTSVAKTVRAAAMKALTAAPRDALIAALDDKFSKSNPGIRVELITLALGALGTDSATLLKRWNEGEAEKRPKDALSRALGNVALGESPKPAAGPWERGYVALDGATVALPVRQPLPEPKRLPNAVYDLLRPSVESYNANLRALREANRNEKHHWSRTHQLISEAEFATFRDVAEGRAKSTSRQNWNQGMRALQWANQYVKWDASGVAAFYASPELSLRHLIAITRHDAHWNFLAILGGGFGHVGAQELQRRIKTSADFQIAADLWVEMGGKLPPIEYLQVAWQASLANVDRELLWPQVAEAFDGIDEALGLAPQKHQPRLHASNALDLLETLPKVPHRYMIPLMTIATGSQKTLRLQARNLLGGAPDIDAAIIDLLGDGKQEARAGAADWLAARRTTSGIPALREALKRDKSEIARAAIITALQKLGDDVSDCFDPKGLLKDAEAGLAKASTKGLEWFPFDLLPHLHWQDGKAVDSKIVRWWVVLAHKLKQPGSNALLDLWMDRLVKGDARRLSLFVLRSWIDYDTRRPTEDEGNAYAAANVASVLSQNQQAVRQNPRYAEYYVTDRDKLFAMLKRTKMGEYFGSANDSKGVLALATQAEGADAAAAVRSFLKDHGARISQDKALLEALAASSAPAAIQVVLSTANRFKARTVQEHAAALIERIAERRGWTPEELADRTIPTAGLDERGVCELDCGEGRTFQLVLDAQDALVLLNPSGQPTKALPNPRNEGEKPLIAEAKKQVATARKELKQAVGAQTERLFEAMCLERRWSVDDWERYLLHHPIVGRLVRQLVWIAIDGEGTPRSLFRPLDDGTLSDVNDGEIAIYSMSQVQLAHSSLVTASEAAAWRAHLSDYEVTAPFAQFEEDLPKLAEGDGDKTSIDDRQGWMIETFKLRGTANKAGFVRGAAEDGGVFMSYERRYESAKIVAQIEFTGSPLPEENIPAALQQLRFAKLRRGGWHGNGVPLKEVPPVLLAESWKALHRIAAAGTGFDPAWEKKAGW from the coding sequence GTGCGGCGCTTGCTCAGTTTGATTTTCGGCGCTGGGCCGCTGGCCGGATTCAGCGATGCGCGGTTGGAGAAGCACTTTGCGGTGCTTGATCGGGTAAGTCCGGGGCTGATGCGCAAGACCGTGACGTTCGTCGGAATTGGCGACGGTGGTTCGGTCCTGTCCACGCTCGGAACTCCGGCGGCTATCTCGACATGGAAAAGCAGGCCGGGCAGATATGTCGGCGACCCATCCCCCGTAGTGCACATGCTGGCCGACGGCGGTGCGGATCTAGATGTCCTGGCTCGCTTCGGTCAGGCAATGGCTGCGCTCGACCCGCTGCCGCAGCGCGGCCATTGGGGAACGTTCGGCACGAAAAACGCGCCTGACTGGCTCCGCCACTCAATATCCAGAAACGCCAGCAACAATCGCACTAAGGTGCTTTGTTCCGTGAGCCGTCTTGCTTCTCTGGCGGCCGCTGGAGGTGCCGACCCCTCCGCCGTGTTGGACATACTTTTCCACCCGGGGCCGGGCGCATCTTATGGGACGGCGCACAGCATCGAGATGTTCGGTGGTGTCGCCAATTGGCTTGGCTCGCAGGCCGCGCTGGTAATTGAGCATCAATCGAAGCTCGATGCACCGGGCCGTGCCGAATTGGCGCATGCGATCGGTCGCTTCGATCTGGCTGCACGGTATCTCGATCTTCTGGTGGAATATGGAACGTCAGTCGCCAAAACGGTGAGAGCGGCGGCTATGAAAGCGCTGACGGCGGCACCGCGCGACGCGCTGATTGCCGCGCTCGACGACAAATTTTCGAAGTCTAATCCTGGCATACGGGTCGAACTCATAACCTTGGCTCTCGGTGCGTTGGGCACCGACTCCGCCACCCTGCTCAAACGCTGGAACGAAGGGGAGGCGGAGAAGCGCCCGAAGGATGCACTCAGCCGCGCACTGGGCAACGTGGCACTCGGCGAAAGTCCGAAGCCCGCTGCCGGGCCATGGGAGCGTGGATATGTCGCGCTCGACGGGGCCACCGTCGCGTTGCCAGTGCGGCAACCGCTGCCGGAACCGAAGCGCCTGCCCAACGCGGTGTATGACCTCCTTCGCCCTTCCGTCGAAAGCTATAACGCAAACCTGCGCGCGTTGCGGGAAGCGAACCGGAACGAAAAGCATCATTGGAGCCGGACGCACCAACTGATTTCCGAGGCGGAGTTCGCGACGTTTCGCGATGTTGCGGAAGGCCGTGCCAAGTCGACAAGCCGTCAAAACTGGAACCAGGGAATGCGCGCCCTCCAATGGGCGAACCAATATGTGAAATGGGATGCGAGCGGTGTCGCCGCGTTCTACGCGAGCCCCGAGCTCAGCCTGCGGCACCTGATTGCGATCACTCGCCATGATGCCCATTGGAATTTTCTGGCGATCCTCGGCGGCGGGTTCGGACATGTCGGCGCGCAGGAACTGCAACGGCGGATCAAGACCAGCGCGGATTTCCAGATCGCCGCCGATCTGTGGGTCGAGATGGGTGGGAAGCTTCCTCCGATCGAGTATCTGCAGGTTGCGTGGCAGGCCTCCCTCGCGAATGTCGACCGGGAATTGTTGTGGCCTCAAGTTGCGGAGGCCTTTGACGGGATCGACGAAGCGCTTGGCCTTGCTCCCCAGAAGCATCAGCCGAGATTGCATGCCTCGAATGCGCTCGACCTACTCGAGACGCTGCCCAAGGTGCCGCATCGCTACATGATCCCGCTGATGACGATCGCCACGGGATCGCAGAAGACGTTGCGATTGCAGGCGCGCAACCTGCTTGGTGGAGCGCCGGACATCGATGCTGCGATCATCGACCTGCTCGGCGACGGCAAGCAGGAAGCTCGTGCAGGCGCCGCCGATTGGCTTGCCGCGCGGCGCACGACTTCCGGCATCCCGGCGCTTCGCGAGGCGCTGAAAAGGGACAAGAGCGAGATCGCGCGCGCCGCGATTATTACCGCGCTGCAAAAGCTGGGGGACGACGTCTCCGACTGCTTCGATCCTAAGGGGCTGCTGAAGGATGCCGAAGCCGGGCTCGCCAAGGCTTCGACCAAGGGCCTCGAGTGGTTTCCGTTCGATCTGTTGCCGCACCTGCATTGGCAGGATGGAAAGGCTGTCGATTCAAAGATCGTGCGGTGGTGGGTGGTGCTGGCGCACAAGCTGAAACAGCCCGGGAGCAATGCGTTGCTTGATCTCTGGATGGATCGGCTGGTGAAGGGGGACGCGCGCCGATTGAGCCTGTTCGTGCTGCGAAGCTGGATCGACTATGACACGCGGCGACCCACTGAGGATGAGGGCAATGCCTATGCCGCCGCCAATGTGGCGTCGGTGCTGAGTCAGAACCAACAGGCAGTGCGGCAAAATCCACGATATGCGGAATATTATGTGACCGATCGCGACAAGCTGTTCGCGATGCTGAAGCGCACCAAGATGGGCGAGTATTTTGGTAGCGCGAACGACAGCAAGGGGGTGCTCGCGCTGGCCACCCAGGCCGAGGGTGCGGATGCGGCCGCGGCGGTGCGGAGCTTCCTGAAGGATCATGGCGCGCGCATCTCACAGGACAAGGCGCTGCTCGAAGCCCTGGCCGCAAGTTCGGCACCAGCCGCGATCCAAGTCGTGCTTTCCACCGCGAACCGCTTCAAGGCCCGGACGGTGCAGGAGCATGCTGCGGCGCTGATCGAACGCATTGCCGAACGGCGGGGATGGACTCCGGAGGAATTGGCCGACCGCACCATCCCGACCGCCGGGCTCGACGAGCGGGGCGTATGCGAGCTGGATTGCGGCGAGGGCCGAACCTTCCAGTTGGTGCTCGACGCGCAGGATGCGCTGGTGTTGCTCAACCCGTCCGGGCAACCCACCAAGGCGCTGCCCAACCCGCGCAACGAAGGCGAAAAGCCGCTGATCGCCGAGGCGAAGAAGCAGGTCGCCACAGCGCGGAAGGAGCTCAAACAGGCCGTCGGTGCACAGACGGAACGGCTATTTGAAGCGATGTGCCTTGAACGGCGCTGGTCGGTCGACGATTGGGAGCGGTATTTGCTGCATCACCCGATCGTCGGGCGGTTGGTGCGTCAGCTGGTCTGGATCGCGATCGATGGCGAAGGGACGCCGCGCTCGCTGTTTCGCCCGCTCGATGACGGCACGCTCAGCGACGTGAACGACGGCGAAATCGCGATCTACTCCATGTCGCAGGTACAACTGGCGCATTCCAGCTTGGTCACTGCGAGCGAGGCGGCGGCATGGCGGGCGCATCTCTCCGACTATGAAGTCACCGCTCCGTTCGCGCAGTTCGAAGAGGACCTGCCCAAGCTCGCCGAGGGTGACGGCGACAAGACCTCGATCGACGATCGCCAGGGCTGGATGATCGAGACCTTCAAACTGCGCGGCACAGCTAACAAGGCGGGGTTTGTGCGCGGCGCGGCTGAGGATGGCGGAGTCTTCATGTCCTATGAGCGCCGCTATGAATCCGCAAAGATCGTCGCGCAGATCGAGTTCACCGGCAGTCCATTGCCCGAGGAGAATATTCCCGCCGCGCTCCAGCAATTGCGTTTCGCGAAGCTGCGGCGCGGAGGGTGGCACGGCAATGGCGTGCCACTGAAGGAAGTTCCACCCGTGCTTCTCGCCGAAAGCTGGAAAGCATTGCATCGTATCGCCGCTGCCGGAACCGGCTTTGATCCGGCTTGGGAGAAGAAGGCGGGATGGTGA